A stretch of the Lactuca sativa cultivar Salinas chromosome 9, Lsat_Salinas_v11, whole genome shotgun sequence genome encodes the following:
- the LOC111895291 gene encoding uncharacterized protein LOC111895291 yields MVINLSLDCESLKKTLDIYILDSEVEEIVKTLEVNNSTKKDVSQVSLSHSPNKMPPSIIQPPTLESKVLPSHLKYVYLGQDETLPVIISSQLKDFEEDQLVEVLKKHKEAMGWTITDIKGISPNVCTHKILMEDDCKPRKEAQRRLNPPMMEVVKKEIIKLLDATDKSGVENLVADHLSRLNIGDSSSSILDEFPDEHLFYISNTIPWYADIVNYLVTKEIPHAFTKHQKAKLKSDSKYYVWDDLYIWKHCLDQLIRRCVHQNEVESILKFCHEYACGGHFGQNKTMRKGIDFMGPFPVSFRYTYILLAVDYVSKWVEAKATRHDDSKTVIDFLKSNIFARYGVPRALVSDRGTYFCNKMMESMMKRYGITHWISNTYHPQTNSQAEVSNREVKQILEKTVNTTRKVWSLKLEDALWAYQTAYKTPIGMSPFYLVYGKSCHLPVEFEHKAYWAVKKCNFNIEETGKHRKMQLQEIEELRNESYENASIYKDKTKAFHDKQITCKHFIPGQKVLLYHSRLKLFPRKLRSR; encoded by the exons ATGGTGATCAACTTGAGTCTTGAttgtgaaagtttgaagaaaacatTAGATATATACATATTGGACTCCGAAGTTGAAGAGATTGTGAAGACTTTAGAAGTTAACAATTCCACAAAGAAGGATGTTTCTCAAGTCTCCTTATCTCATTCTCCAAACAAGATGCCCCCTTCCATAATCCAACCACCCACACTTGAATCGAAAGTCTTGCCTAGCCATTTGAAGTACGTTTATCTAGGTCAAGACGAAACTCTTCCGGTGATTATTTCCTCTCAATTGAAAGACTTTGAAGAAGATCAATTGGTTGAAGTCTTGAAAAAACATAAAGAGGCAATGGGATGGACAATAACGGACATTAAAGGGATAAGTCCTAATGTATGCACTCACAAGATCCTCATGGAAGATGATTGTAAGCCTAGAAAAGAAGCTCAAAGAAGATTAAATCCTCCCATGATGGAAGTTGTTAAGAAAGAAATAATCAAACTCCTTGATGCCACG GATAAAAGTGGTGTTGAAAACCTAGTTGCAGATCACTTAAGTCGGTTGAATATCGGTGATTCTTCTTCTTCCATCCTTGATGAATTCCCGGATGAACACCTCTTCTACATTTCAAACACAATTCCATGGTATGCAGATATTGTGAATTACTTGGTTACGAAAGAAATTCCCCATGCGTTTACCAAGCACCAAAAGGCCAAGTTGAAGAGTGATTCCAAATACTACGTATGGGACGACCTTTATATTTGGAAACACTGTCTGGATCAACTAATACGGAGGTGTGTTCACCAAAATGAGGTCGAGTCTATCTTGAAGTTTTGCCATGAGTATGCATGCGGAGGACATTTTGGTCAAAACAAAACCATGCGAAAG GGAATCGATTTCATGGGCCCTTTCCCCGTCTCTTTCAGATACACTTATATACTCTTGGCGGTTGATTATGTATCAAAGTGGGTGGAAGCAAAGGCTACAAGGCATGATGATTCTAAAACTGTAATTGACTTCTTGAAGTCAAACATTTTCGCAAGATATGGTGTACCGAGAGCTTTGGTGAGTGATAGGGGCACTTATTTTTGCAATAAAATGATGGAATCCATGATGAAGAGATATGGTATCACACACTGGATATCAAacacttatcatccacaaacaaaCAGCCAAGCCGAAGTGTCAAATCGAGAAGTCAAACAAATTCTTGAAAAGACGGTCAACACCACACGAAAAGTTTGGAGCTTGAAGTTAGAAGATGCATTGTGGGCGTATCAGACCGCCTACAAAACCCCTATTGGTATGTCTCCATTCTACCTCGTCTATGGAAAGTCTTGTCATTTACCGGTGGAATTTGAACACAAGGCATATTGGGCAGTTAAAAAGTGTAACTTCAATATCGAAGAAACCGGGAAGCACCGAAAGATGCAATTGCAAGAAATCGAAGAGTTGAGGAACGAGTCTTATGAAAATGCAAGCATCTACAAAGATAAGACAAAAGCATTTCATGACAAGCAAATCACTTGTAAGCATTTTATTCCAGGGCAAAAAGTTCTTCTTTATCATTCACGCTTAAAGCTATTCCCTAGAAAGTTGCGATCTCGATGA
- the LOC111895290 gene encoding glutathione S-transferase T3-like translates to MDPNQNTLPNYRNRKLDDAFALDTTPRQFPTMESPQGGFINLLQSGSPIQQTPLFQQQYQPFPAFQQQQISQPPLSPDFVPETQPSPPPQPKKKKGKKPARPTTNQERVPWTKEEEEKLAEAWVAASEDPIVGDSQTYGSFWEKVRAIFYELMKSQARNADQITSKWRDIRLKCTDFGGIYNNLLNIRKSGSNDFDVFKAAMDQYEKTTPTRKAFPYMKPWLKLKDSPKWKEQTEGSSQSSGSKRSRNPDGASQQSDGRTHIDINDDPIDLETDQPLPRPVGRNKAKKAASTSSNSSVMDMFDDKFDRYVQLQETKAEVMTRMEQKMIEAQTSFQEAQETLQTKTDMEILKMKADDLEGEDLKLFLAMKESVRARRRRRG, encoded by the exons atggatcccaaccaaaatacccttccaaACTACCGAAATCGCAAACTCGATGATGCTTTTGCGTTAGACACAACACCTCGACAATTCCCGACGATGGAGTCACCTCAAGGCGGTTTTATCAATCTACTTCAAAGTGGTTCCCCTATCCAACAAACACCACTTTTCCAACAACAATATCAACCTTTTCCGGCtttccaacaacaacaaat cTCACAACCACCACTTTCGCCGGATTTTGTTCCGGAAACGcaaccttcaccaccacctcaaccaaaaaagaaaaaaggaaaaaaaccgGCCCGACCCACTACCAACCAAGAAAGGGTCCCAtggacaaaagaagaagaagaaaagttagCGGAGGCATGGGTGGCGGCTTCCGAAGATCCAATTGTAGGAGATAGCCAGACGTACGGAAGTTTTTGGGAAAAAGTCCGAGCCATTTTTTACGAGTTAATGAAAAGTCAAGCTCGAAATGCCGATCAAATTACGTCGAAATGGCGAGATATTCGATTAAAATGCACCGATTTTGGAGGAATCTACAACAATCTCCTAAACATACGCAAAAGCGGCTCgaacgattttgatgttttcaaggcggCCATGGACCAATATGAAAAAACAACGCCTACACGCAAAGCTTTTCCGTATATGAAGCCGTGGCTAAAATTGAAAGACTCCCCAAAATGGAAAGAGCAAACGGAAGGAAGTTCCCAATCTTCCGGTTCAAAGCGTTCAAGAAACCCCGATGGAGCTTCTCAACAATCGGACGGCCGAACACATATCGACATCAACGACGATCCAATAGATCTTGAAACCGACCAACCTCTTCCTCGGCCCGttggaagaaataaagcaaaaaaagCGGCGTCAACATCTTCGAATTCTAGTGTTATGGATATGTTCGACGATAAATTTGATCGATATGTGCAGCTTCAGGAAACGAAGGCCGAGGTGATGACTCGGATGGAACAAAAAATGATCGAAGCACAAACATCATTTCAAGAGGCACAAGAGACACTCCAAACAAAAACCGATATGGAAATCTTGAAAATGAAAGCGGACGACCTTGAGGGCGAAGACTTGAAACTTTTTCTAGCAATGAAAGAGTCGGTTCGAGCCCGACGCAGGCGTAGGGGGTAG
- the LOC111895297 gene encoding ABC transporter G family member 6, which produces MSRIMADNMKDTTAFYDRRREAAANAAPSPTLGELLKYVGDIRKEGSGDETPAHRVLEMSETSNEPRSLPFVLSFNNLTYSVKVRSKIALPAVFGGSTTRLGGGGAPATSMEAVGGERLFSRSKVLLNDISGQARDGEILAVLGASGSGKSTLIDALANRIAKGSLKGTVTLNGEQLESRLLKVISAYVMQDDLLFPMLTVEETLMFAAEFRLPRTLSKSKKKLRVQALIDQLGLRNAAKTVIGDEGHRGVSGGERRRVSIGIDIIHDPIILLLDEPTSGLDSTSAYMVVKVLQRIAQSGSIVIMSIHQPSYRILGLLDRLLFLSRGQTVYSGSPTNLPLYFSDFGHPIPDKENRTEFALDLIRELEGSPGGTKSLVEFNKSWQNLKRSRNSISTGNETPTHGLSLKEAIGASISRGKLVSGAGASNDINPNSLVPTFANPMWMELMVLSKRSFTNSRRMPELFGIRLGAVVVTGFILATMYWNLDNSPKGVQERLGFFAFAMSTTFYTCADALPVFLQERYIFLRETAYNAYRRSSYVLSHSLVAIPALVFLSFAFSAITFWAVGLDGGFSGFVFYFFIILASFWAGSSFVTFLSGVVPHVMLGYTIVVAILAYFLLFSGFFINRDRIPDYWIWFHYISLVKYPYEAVLQNEFQNPIKCFVRGTQIFDNSPLGEIDNSMKVRLLQSMSKSLGVNITSTTCLTTGADILKQQGITDLSKWNCLWVTVAWGFFFRILFYFCLLLGSKNKRR; this is translated from the coding sequence ATGTCAAGGATAATGGCGGACAATATGAAAGATACCACGGCGTTTTATGATCGACGACGAGAGGCGGCAGCGAATGCAGCGCCTTCTCCGACTCTCGGGGAGCTTTTGAAGTACGTCGGCGATATTAGGAAGGAGGGAAGCGGCGATGAAACGCCGGCGCATCGCGTTTTGGAGATGAGTGAAACCAGCAACGAGCCTCGGTCGTTGCCGTTTGTTTTATCGTTTAATAATTTAACGTATAGTGTGAAGGTTCGTAGTAAGATAGCTCTTCCGGCTGTATTTGGAGGGAGTACTACGAGGTTAGGTGGTGGTGGTGCTCCGGCGACGTCGATGGAGGCGGTTGGAGGAGAGCGGTTGTTTTCGAGGAGTAAGGTGTTGTTGAATGATATCTCCGGTCAAGCGAGAGACGGCGAGATACTGGCGGTGCTCGGTGCGAGTGGCTCCGGGAAATCGACTTTGATTGACGCTTTAGCGAATCGAATTGCTAAAGGTAGTTTGAAAGGAACGGTGACTTTAAACGGCGAACAATTGGAATCCAGATTACTGAAAGTGATTTCTGCTTATGTAATGCAAGATGATCTCCTTTTTCCGATGTTAACAGTCGAAGAAACGTTGATGTTCGCCGCTGAGTTCCGCCTCCCTCGAACGCTGTCCAAGTCGAAGAAGAAGTTAAGAGTTCAAGCGCTAATTGATCAACTAGGTCTCCGGAACGCAGCTAAAACTGTCATCGGAGATGAAGGTCACAGAGGAGTCTCAGGTGGTGAACGCCGTCGTGTTTCAATTGGAATTGATATCATTCATGATCCGATTATTCTACTTCTCGACGAACCCACGTCGGGGCTCGACTCCACCAGCGCTTACATGGTGGTGAAGGTTCTACAACGTATTGCACAGAGTGGAAGCATCGTCATCATGTCCATACACCAGCCGAGTTACCGGATTCTTGGATTGCTCGATCGTCTCTTGTTTCTCTCCCGTGGACAGACGGTTTACAGTGGTTCTCCGACGAATCTCCCGTTGTACTTTTCAGATTTCGGCCACCCTATTCCGGACAAAGAGAATCGGACTGAATTCGCACTTGATTTAATCAGAGAACTCGAAGGATCACCAGGTGGAACCAAAAGCTTAGTTGAATTCAACAAATCATGGCAAAACCTCAAAAGGTCTCGAAACAGCATTTCCACTGGCAACGAAACACCAACACACGGTTTATCGCTGAAAGAAGCCATCGGCGCGAGTATATCAAGAGGTAAATTAGTCTCCGGCGCCGGCGCCAGCAATGACATCAACCCTAATTCACTTGTCCCTACCTTCGCGAATCCAATGTGGATGGAATTGATGGTTTTATCAAAACGATCATTCACTAATTCACGAAGAATGCCTGAGCTATTTGGGATTCGTCTAGGTGCTGTTGTGGTTACAGGTTTCATACTTGCCACCATGTACTGGAACCTCGATAATTCTCCAAAAGGTGTTCAggaacgattagggttcttcgcATTCGCCATGTCCACAACCTTCTACACCTGTGCAGACGCATTGCCTGTCTTCCTTCAAGAACGTTACATTTTCTTACGAGAAACAGCTTACAACGCTTACAGACGTTCATCATACGTTCTCTCTCACTCCCTAGTTGCAATCCCAGCTCTCGTCTTCCTCTCCTTCGCATTCTCTGCAATCACATTTTGGGCGGTGGGACTCGACGGTGGTTTTTCAGGTTTCGTGTTCTATTTCTTCATAATACTTGCCTCCTTCTGGGCCGGAAGCTCCTTCGTCACATTTCTCTCCGGCGTCGTTCCTCACGTCATGCTCGGATACACCATTGTCGTCGCAATTCTCGCTTACTTCCTTCTCTTCAGTGGCTTCTTCATCAACCGTGATCGAATCCCCGATTACTGGATCTGGTTCCATTACATCTCCCTCGTCAAATACCCATACGAAGCAGTTCTACAAAACGAATTCCAAAATCCGATCAAGTGCTTCGTTCGTGGAACTCAAATCTTCGACAACAGCCCTCTTGGAGAAATCGATAACTCCATGAAAGTTAGACTATTACAAAGCATGAGTAAGTCACTAGGGGTGAACATCACCAGCACCACCTGTTTGACCACCGGCGCCGACATACTGAAACAGCAGGGAATCACCGATCTAAGCAAATGGAACTGCCTGTGGGTGACGGTGGCTTGGGGCTTCTTCTTCAGGATCCTATTCTACTTCTGCTTGTTGTTAGGAAGCAAGAACAAGAGGAGGTAA